The Agrobacterium vitis genome has a segment encoding these proteins:
- a CDS encoding DUF721 domain-containing protein, whose translation MAFKKRGAAQISELANGIIDPVIARRAGISTALLSSWDEIAGADFADCTRPEKIVWPRRDYAGQDSGQKSGPKSSAPAGQSGGYKAGVLTIACEGARALFLNHAQGELIARINGFFGYPAIGQIRIVQKPVSNTAKHRRGPGRLDAVQAKKLSEMTEGIESDKLKKAVERLGRAVLSQKKPK comes from the coding sequence ATGGCCTTCAAAAAACGCGGCGCTGCCCAGATTTCCGAATTGGCCAACGGTATCATCGACCCGGTGATTGCGCGGCGTGCCGGGATTTCGACGGCGCTGCTGTCGTCCTGGGACGAGATTGCCGGGGCCGATTTTGCCGATTGCACACGGCCTGAAAAGATCGTCTGGCCGAGGCGCGACTATGCCGGACAGGATTCGGGCCAGAAATCCGGCCCGAAGTCGAGTGCGCCTGCCGGTCAATCCGGCGGGTATAAGGCGGGCGTGCTGACCATTGCCTGCGAAGGCGCGCGGGCGCTGTTTCTCAACCATGCGCAGGGCGAGTTGATTGCCCGCATCAACGGATTTTTTGGTTATCCGGCCATCGGGCAGATTCGCATCGTGCAAAAACCGGTGTCGAATACCGCCAAGCACCGGCGCGGGCCGGGCCGTCTGGACGCGGTGCAGGCGAAAAAGCTCTCGGAAATGACTGAGGGGATTGAAAGCGACAAGCTCAAAAAGGCAGTCGAGCGGCTGGGCCGGGCGGTATTGTCGCAAAAAAAGCCGAAATGA
- the mutY gene encoding A/G-specific adenine glycosylase — translation MKTRKPAEHTPHEDGPHQEGPSADELLAWYDRHHRDLPWRISPPMAARGIRPDPYHIWLSEVMLQQTTVQAVKPYFLKFLARWPKVTDLAAAPTEDVMAAWAGLGYYARARNLKKCAEAVADLHGGVFPDTQEGLQSLPGIGDYTSAAIAAIAFNRQAAVMDGNVERVISRLYAISDPLPGAKPAIKAQVAALTPTERPGDFAQAMMDLGATICTPKRPACSLCPFNTHCLALKAYDPEHFPVKAAKKAKPIRLGAAFIALDDRNRILLRKRADKGLLGGMTEVPTTEWTARVDGDDSEASAPMDANWRSCGVVTHVFTHFELRLTIFRADAVKGRPDDYHWADHGWWEPLINLEAQALPTVMKKAITQAIPEAFAARKME, via the coding sequence ATGAAAACCCGAAAACCTGCCGAACATACCCCTCACGAAGACGGGCCTCACCAAGAGGGACCAAGCGCTGACGAGCTTCTCGCCTGGTATGACCGCCATCACCGTGACCTGCCCTGGCGGATTTCGCCGCCAATGGCGGCGCGCGGTATCAGGCCCGACCCCTATCACATCTGGCTTTCGGAAGTGATGCTGCAACAAACGACGGTGCAGGCGGTCAAACCCTATTTCCTGAAATTTTTGGCCCGCTGGCCGAAAGTCACCGATCTGGCTGCCGCCCCCACCGAGGACGTGATGGCGGCCTGGGCGGGCCTTGGCTATTATGCCCGCGCCCGCAACCTGAAGAAATGCGCTGAGGCCGTCGCCGATCTGCATGGCGGTGTCTTTCCCGACACCCAGGAAGGCCTGCAATCCCTGCCCGGCATTGGCGATTATACCTCTGCCGCCATTGCCGCCATTGCGTTTAACCGACAGGCGGCGGTGATGGACGGCAATGTCGAGCGGGTGATTTCGAGGCTATACGCGATCTCCGATCCGCTGCCCGGGGCCAAACCGGCGATCAAAGCACAGGTCGCAGCGCTGACGCCCACTGAGCGGCCCGGCGATTTCGCGCAAGCGATGATGGATCTGGGCGCGACGATCTGCACGCCAAAACGGCCAGCCTGTTCGCTCTGTCCGTTCAACACCCACTGTCTGGCGCTGAAAGCCTATGATCCCGAGCATTTTCCGGTCAAGGCGGCGAAAAAGGCCAAGCCGATACGGCTTGGTGCCGCCTTCATCGCTCTTGATGACCGCAACCGCATCCTGCTGCGCAAGCGCGCCGACAAGGGGCTTCTGGGTGGCATGACGGAAGTGCCGACCACCGAATGGACGGCCCGCGTCGATGGCGACGATAGTGAGGCCAGCGCGCCGATGGACGCCAATTGGCGGTCCTGCGGGGTCGTCACTCATGTGTTTACCCATTTCGAGCTACGGCTGACGATCTTCCGGGCCGATGCGGTCAAGGGACGGCCCGACGATTACCATTGGGCCGATCACGGATGGTGGGAGCCGCTCATCAATCTTGAAGCCCAGGCCTTGCCGACGGTGATGAAAAAGGCGATCACCCAGGCTATACCCGAGGCCTTCGCAGCCAGAAAAATGGAATAG
- a CDS encoding HAD family hydrolase, translating to MAEIRHIVFDIGKVLIHYDPNLPFSRIIPDAKERQWFFDNVCTHDWNIEQDRGRTWADAEALLIAQYPDRETHIRAFRQHWREMVPHAYDGTVEIFNGLIDEGRDVTMLTNFAADTFTEAREMFPFLNRPRGVTVSGEVGLIKPDVAIYHRHATDFGLDPAHSIFIDDSLPNVVGAKAAGWQAVHFVSPEKLKADLTNVGVL from the coding sequence ATGGCAGAGATCCGGCATATCGTTTTCGACATCGGCAAGGTACTGATCCATTACGACCCCAACCTGCCCTTCAGCCGGATCATTCCTGATGCCAAGGAGCGGCAATGGTTTTTCGACAATGTCTGCACCCATGACTGGAACATCGAACAGGACCGGGGCCGTACATGGGCCGACGCCGAAGCCCTGCTGATTGCCCAATATCCCGACCGCGAAACGCATATCCGTGCCTTTCGCCAGCATTGGCGCGAAATGGTGCCGCATGCCTATGACGGCACGGTCGAGATCTTCAATGGCCTGATTGATGAGGGCCGCGATGTGACCATGCTGACCAATTTCGCCGCCGACACATTCACTGAAGCCCGCGAGATGTTTCCCTTCCTCAACCGCCCGCGTGGCGTCACAGTGTCGGGCGAAGTCGGCTTGATCAAGCCGGATGTGGCGATTTATCACCGCCATGCCACGGACTTTGGTCTCGATCCCGCCCATTCGATTTTCATTGATGACAGCCTGCCCAATGTGGTCGGTGCCAAGGCTGCTGGTTGGCAGGCGGTGCATTTTGTCAGCCCGGAAAAGCTCAAGGCGGATCTCACTAACGTCGGTGTGCTTTGA
- a CDS encoding putative quinol monooxygenase, with amino-acid sequence MAKVFLDGYIDVTEDRLEAVKAALPEHIALTRAEPGCLSFNVEACPTVAGRFLVSEVFVDKASFDAHQQRTKASNWFTVTQGITRNYTIRA; translated from the coding sequence ATGGCCAAAGTGTTTCTCGACGGCTATATCGACGTCACAGAGGATCGGCTGGAAGCCGTGAAGGCGGCCCTGCCTGAACATATCGCCCTGACGCGGGCAGAACCGGGATGCCTATCTTTCAACGTCGAAGCCTGCCCGACTGTCGCCGGGCGTTTTCTTGTTTCGGAAGTCTTTGTTGATAAGGCCTCTTTCGACGCGCATCAGCAGCGCACGAAGGCATCGAACTGGTTCACGGTGACGCAGGGTATTACCAGGAATTATACGATTAGGGCTTGA
- a CDS encoding O-linked N-acetylglucosamine transferase, SPINDLY family protein codes for MTLDATKKVTSSYTKGLFQQALDEFAALLPPARQDPRMIIMAAQCHYRLGHLETAADHYTLAADLVATDGIRLNKVAFELYKKAGHTEKAFASAERILQVEPRDHAAAIFRRHHLFDFLRLDELKVANDAALAAILAGDEFAMSCELPFNILHWCSDESIQARILGEGRPDISPQIRAMRRQKPHVFGDKIRIGYLSNDFFSSHATMILLQGVLERHDRSRFEIILYCYSNKALVESDNGSRARMGMIKQIGDLSDVAASTMIQNDDLDILVDLKGHTKDARIGLVNSGLAPIQVAWLGFPGSGIGIDCDYIIGDPIVTPNSSKPFYQEKFCRLPETYQPNDNINRPLPPAVPRAALGLPQDRFVLASFNSIKKLSPQTVEAWLRIMADLPDSILWILCRNDIAKHNLRTLFARHGLSAERLIFTPPLAYPYHLARLSAADLILDSFPCCGHTTTSDCLWAGVPVLALKGQNFASRVSESLLTALGVPELVAETVDDYIAQAQDLAHNRNRLQELRDRIAANRHTTPLFDTDRFTRHLEDAYRMMVERAKAGLEPDHIDVPARPFP; via the coding sequence ATGACCTTGGATGCTACCAAGAAAGTCACCTCATCCTATACTAAGGGTCTGTTTCAACAGGCGCTTGATGAATTTGCCGCACTCTTGCCACCTGCCAGGCAAGATCCGCGAATGATCATCATGGCTGCCCAATGCCATTATCGGCTTGGGCATTTGGAGACGGCGGCGGATCATTATACTCTTGCAGCGGACCTCGTTGCCACTGATGGCATAAGGCTGAACAAAGTTGCATTCGAACTCTATAAAAAGGCCGGGCATACTGAAAAAGCCTTTGCCTCAGCCGAACGCATATTGCAGGTTGAGCCGAGAGACCATGCTGCCGCTATTTTTCGCCGGCATCATCTGTTCGATTTTCTCCGTTTGGATGAGCTGAAAGTCGCCAATGACGCGGCATTGGCGGCAATCCTGGCGGGTGATGAATTTGCCATGTCCTGCGAGCTGCCGTTCAACATTCTCCACTGGTGCAGCGATGAGAGCATTCAAGCCCGCATCCTGGGCGAGGGCCGGCCAGACATATCGCCGCAGATCCGCGCAATGCGCCGGCAAAAACCACATGTCTTTGGTGACAAGATCAGGATTGGCTATCTTTCCAACGATTTTTTCAGTTCTCATGCGACGATGATCCTGTTGCAGGGCGTGCTTGAGCGCCATGACCGAAGCCGTTTCGAGATTATCCTCTATTGCTATTCAAACAAGGCATTGGTCGAAAGCGATAATGGATCGCGCGCCCGCATGGGCATGATCAAGCAAATCGGCGACCTGTCTGATGTGGCCGCCAGCACGATGATCCAGAATGACGACCTGGACATTCTTGTTGATCTGAAAGGCCATACCAAGGATGCCAGAATAGGTCTGGTCAATTCCGGCCTTGCGCCGATACAGGTGGCCTGGCTTGGTTTTCCGGGCAGCGGCATCGGCATAGACTGCGACTATATCATCGGCGATCCGATTGTGACGCCTAATTCCAGCAAGCCGTTTTACCAGGAAAAATTTTGCCGTTTGCCGGAAACCTATCAACCCAATGACAATATCAACCGGCCCTTGCCGCCAGCAGTGCCGCGAGCAGCTTTGGGCTTGCCGCAGGACAGGTTCGTTCTGGCATCCTTCAACAGCATCAAGAAACTCAGCCCGCAAACTGTCGAGGCATGGCTGAGGATCATGGCGGATCTGCCGGACAGCATCCTGTGGATCCTGTGCAGAAACGACATTGCCAAGCATAATCTCCGGACACTGTTCGCGCGTCATGGCCTGTCAGCGGAACGATTGATCTTCACGCCGCCACTTGCCTACCCGTATCACCTCGCCAGGCTGTCCGCAGCAGATCTTATTCTCGACAGTTTTCCCTGTTGCGGCCATACGACCACATCCGATTGCCTTTGGGCCGGAGTGCCCGTTCTGGCGCTGAAGGGCCAGAATTTCGCCTCCCGCGTTTCTGAAAGCCTGCTGACCGCGCTTGGCGTACCGGAACTGGTGGCTGAGACCGTTGATGATTACATTGCCCAGGCGCAAGACCTTGCGCACAACAGAAATCGTCTTCAAGAATTGCGCGACAGGATCGCCGCCAACCGGCACACCACGCCGCTGTTTGACACCGACCGCTTTACCCGCCATCTCGAAGACGCCTACCGGATGATGGTTGAGCGCGCCAAGGCCGGGCTGGAGCCGGATCATATCGATGTCCCGGCAAGGCCATTCCCATGA
- a CDS encoding pyridoxamine 5'-phosphate oxidase family protein gives MMTITTLQQLGALYGTVKETSLAKEIDYLNDDYAAFVSASPFILLATVGADGTDCSPKGDAPGFVAILDRKTLAIPDRPGNNRIDNLKNIIEDGRTSVLFLIPGVGETLRVNGRATVSADPDLLTRFAVDGKLPKSVILLAIDTVYFHCAKSILRSNLWDVSRHVERSTLPSPGQMLKNIVNGFDGEAYDKELPERTMKNMY, from the coding sequence ATGATGACCATTACCACGCTGCAACAGCTGGGAGCCCTCTATGGCACGGTGAAGGAGACGTCACTTGCCAAGGAAATCGATTATCTGAACGATGATTACGCCGCCTTCGTTAGCGCTTCGCCTTTCATCCTGCTCGCTACAGTCGGCGCTGATGGCACCGATTGCTCGCCCAAGGGCGATGCGCCTGGCTTCGTGGCAATTCTTGACCGTAAGACGCTCGCCATCCCCGACCGCCCTGGCAACAATCGCATCGATAACCTGAAGAACATCATCGAAGACGGTCGGACATCTGTGCTGTTTCTCATCCCCGGCGTCGGCGAAACGCTGAGGGTCAATGGCCGTGCCACGGTCAGCGCCGACCCGGACCTACTCACCCGCTTCGCCGTTGATGGAAAACTGCCGAAAAGCGTGATCCTCCTGGCGATCGACACCGTCTATTTCCACTGCGCCAAGTCCATTCTTCGCTCAAATCTCTGGGACGTCTCCCGCCATGTCGAGCGCTCTACCCTGCCATCACCCGGCCAGATGCTGAAAAACATCGTCAACGGCTTTGACGGCGAAGCCTATGACAAGGAACTGCCCGAGCGAACAATGAAGAACATGTATTGA
- a CDS encoding O-linked N-acetylglucosamine transferase, SPINDLY family protein: MAALYRQALEQYGEGAYEAALTTVSRLLQAERSNAEAHILAATVHERLGNRLEAAGLFERVIALTPTRKRDVAFRACSHYLESGHDDLALRALLVLHRYMPDDVDANHSICSLYREAGRYPEALPYALKLVTIGRDFDNWLNAGMVLLGADQAEKAFNVLKAAYEARPTERLALTELFWCAMNLCDFDLATRLQRELEAAYAADGAVLDIRESVFRALQWSGDEAYHVLSAIRTGEKHRATVAPRRPYTVRPGQRLRVGYVSADLYQHATLSLLTGVIENHDRDRFEIFGICHTAAKNRKGMLRQRFLEAIDHYVDILDLDDDQAAAAIRQLDLDILIDLKGFTFENRLGIFCRRPAPVQVAYLGFPGSVVGVGIDYAIADSIVAPPSSDPFYAERIFRLPNSYQCNDNSREKVMREGPRSLHGLPEQGVVFCSFNQAVKIRYQVFKTWMEILKSVDGSVLWLIDMLPTTRDNLRAAAVRLGVAPERLIFAPKKPLSEHLRRLPYADIALDTGPCNGHTTTADALWAGVPVLTWKGTNFAGRVSESLLSAVGLNELVANDLTEFGRLAVELAQDEVRQSHLRQNLLQARDTAPLFDTPRFTRDFEAVLVAICADAAKG; the protein is encoded by the coding sequence TTGGCGGCTTTATACAGGCAGGCACTGGAGCAATACGGGGAGGGCGCCTATGAGGCGGCCCTGACCACCGTTTCGCGCCTGTTGCAAGCCGAACGAAGCAATGCCGAGGCGCATATTCTCGCCGCCACCGTGCATGAGCGTCTCGGCAACCGGCTTGAGGCCGCCGGACTTTTTGAGCGTGTGATTGCGCTTACACCCACGCGCAAACGTGATGTCGCTTTTCGCGCCTGCTCTCATTATCTTGAATCCGGTCACGACGATCTGGCTCTGCGTGCCTTGCTGGTGCTGCACCGCTATATGCCTGACGATGTCGATGCCAATCATTCGATTTGCAGCCTTTACCGCGAAGCGGGCCGCTATCCGGAGGCGCTGCCCTATGCCCTTAAGCTGGTAACGATTGGCCGCGATTTCGACAATTGGTTGAATGCAGGCATGGTACTGCTGGGGGCTGATCAGGCAGAGAAAGCCTTTAACGTGCTGAAGGCCGCCTATGAGGCCCGCCCGACGGAACGGCTGGCGCTGACGGAATTGTTCTGGTGCGCCATGAACCTCTGCGATTTCGATCTGGCCACGCGGCTGCAGAGAGAGCTTGAGGCTGCCTATGCTGCGGATGGCGCGGTGCTGGACATCCGCGAAAGTGTCTTCCGGGCGCTGCAATGGTCTGGCGATGAGGCCTATCATGTCCTGAGTGCGATCCGGACAGGGGAGAAGCATCGAGCCACGGTTGCGCCGCGGCGGCCTTATACGGTGCGGCCCGGACAAAGGCTGAGGGTTGGCTATGTCTCGGCGGATTTATACCAGCATGCGACGCTCTCGCTTTTGACCGGCGTGATCGAAAACCATGATCGCGACCGTTTTGAGATTTTCGGCATTTGCCATACCGCAGCCAAGAACCGCAAGGGCATGCTGCGCCAACGTTTCCTTGAGGCCATCGATCACTATGTCGACATTCTTGACTTGGATGACGATCAGGCCGCTGCCGCCATACGGCAGCTTGATCTCGACATCCTGATCGACCTCAAGGGATTTACTTTCGAGAACCGGCTGGGGATTTTCTGCCGCCGCCCGGCCCCTGTGCAGGTGGCCTATCTCGGCTTTCCAGGCAGTGTCGTCGGGGTTGGCATTGATTATGCCATTGCCGATTCCATTGTCGCCCCGCCATCGTCGGACCCGTTTTACGCCGAGAGAATCTTTCGGCTGCCCAATAGCTACCAATGCAATGACAATAGCCGTGAAAAGGTGATGCGCGAAGGCCCGCGCAGCCTTCACGGCTTGCCGGAACAGGGTGTGGTGTTCTGCTCCTTCAATCAAGCGGTGAAAATTCGATATCAGGTGTTCAAAACCTGGATGGAAATCCTGAAATCGGTTGATGGGTCGGTGCTTTGGCTGATTGATATGCTACCAACGACGCGAGACAATCTTCGCGCCGCAGCCGTCCGGCTTGGCGTGGCGCCGGAGAGATTGATCTTTGCGCCGAAAAAACCGCTCTCGGAGCATTTGCGCCGGTTGCCTTATGCTGATATCGCCCTTGATACGGGGCCTTGTAACGGCCATACGACAACGGCGGATGCCCTTTGGGCTGGGGTGCCGGTTCTGACCTGGAAAGGCACGAATTTTGCCGGCCGCGTCAGCGAAAGTCTTTTGAGTGCCGTTGGCTTGAACGAACTTGTCGCCAACGATCTTACCGAATTCGGCCGCCTGGCGGTCGAACTGGCGCAGGATGAGGTCCGCCAATCTCACCTGCGCCAGAACCTTCTTCAAGCCCGCGATACCGCGCCGCTGTTTGATACCCCCCGCTTCACCCGCGATTTCGAGGCGGTATTGGTGGCGATCTGCGCGGATGCCGCCAAGGGTTGA
- a CDS encoding site-specific DNA-methyltransferase: MASVFPLADLRRSNDPFAWMNSIIKGDCVAALEALPDQSVDAIFADPPYNLQLGGMLHRPDQSVVDAVDDAWDQFASFEAYDAFTRAWLLACRRVLKPHGTIWVIGSYHNIFRVGATLQDLNFWILNDIVWRKTNPMPNFKGRRFQNAHETMIWASRDAKAKSYTFNYDALKASNDDVQMRSDWLFPICSGGERLKGEDGKKIHPTQKPEALLARVILASTKPGDVVLDPFFGSGTTGAVAKRLGRNFVGIEREQDYIDAASARIDAVEALGKVELTVLTGKKSEPRVAFNTLLDSGLLQPGQVLSCEKRRHSAIIRADGTLVSGTQAGSIHRVGAKVRGLDACNGWTFWHYEDAGKLKPIDDLRSLVRASMGKLAG; this comes from the coding sequence ATGGCCTCTGTTTTCCCGCTCGCCGACCTTCGTCGCTCCAACGATCCCTTCGCCTGGATGAACAGTATCATCAAGGGCGACTGTGTTGCGGCTTTGGAGGCTCTGCCGGATCAATCGGTGGATGCGATCTTTGCGGATCCACCGTATAATCTGCAGTTGGGGGGCATGCTCCACCGGCCGGACCAGTCTGTTGTCGACGCCGTGGACGATGCATGGGACCAGTTCGCCTCTTTCGAGGCTTACGATGCCTTCACACGCGCCTGGCTGCTTGCCTGCCGGCGCGTGTTGAAGCCGCATGGCACTATCTGGGTCATCGGCTCCTATCACAATATTTTCCGGGTCGGCGCGACGCTTCAGGATCTGAATTTCTGGATTTTGAATGATATTGTCTGGCGCAAGACCAACCCGATGCCGAATTTCAAGGGTCGCCGGTTCCAGAACGCCCATGAAACGATGATCTGGGCCTCGCGCGATGCCAAGGCCAAGAGCTATACCTTCAATTACGATGCGCTGAAGGCCTCCAACGACGATGTGCAGATGCGCTCCGACTGGCTGTTCCCGATCTGCTCCGGCGGTGAGCGCCTGAAGGGGGAGGACGGCAAGAAGATCCATCCGACCCAGAAGCCGGAAGCCCTGCTGGCCCGCGTCATCTTGGCCTCGACCAAGCCCGGCGACGTGGTGCTCGATCCCTTCTTCGGCTCTGGCACGACCGGTGCCGTCGCCAAGCGTCTGGGCCGCAATTTCGTCGGCATCGAGCGGGAACAGGACTATATCGACGCCGCTTCCGCCCGCATCGACGCCGTCGAGGCATTGGGCAAGGTGGAACTGACGGTCTTGACCGGCAAGAAATCCGAGCCGCGCGTCGCCTTTAATACGCTTCTCGATAGCGGTCTTTTGCAGCCCGGCCAGGTGCTGAGCTGCGAAAAGCGTCGCCATAGCGCCATCATCCGCGCTGATGGCACGCTGGTGTCCGGCACGCAAGCCGGATCCATCCACCGGGTTGGCGCGAAGGTTCGCGGCCTGGATGCCTGCAATGGCTGGACCTTCTGGCACTACGAGGACGCAGGCAAGTTGAAGCCGATCGATGACTTGCGCAGCCTGGTGCGCGCCAGCATGGGCAAGTTGGCGGGATGA
- a CDS encoding DUF1284 domain-containing protein, translating to MTVRLRGHHLLCMLTFVGEGYSADFVANYHRIAKRLTEGESIEIVDGPDDLCQPLTHSETAHCFRDSVLERDRKAKDAVAGLLSRPVDTGTVIVPDEALLARLRQAFATGSVRAACLGCEWSMLCDGIAAGGYGGAVVHPPAFGPSTA from the coding sequence ATGACGGTTCGGCTACGCGGTCATCATCTGCTCTGTATGCTGACCTTTGTCGGTGAAGGCTATAGTGCTGATTTCGTCGCCAATTATCACCGCATTGCCAAACGGTTGACCGAGGGCGAATCCATTGAGATCGTTGATGGCCCCGACGATCTCTGTCAGCCCCTGACCCATTCGGAAACAGCCCATTGTTTCCGCGATAGCGTGCTGGAGCGCGACAGGAAAGCCAAAGACGCGGTTGCCGGGCTTTTGTCGCGTCCGGTTGACACGGGCACGGTCATTGTACCGGACGAGGCCCTGCTGGCGCGGCTGCGACAGGCCTTTGCCACAGGCTCTGTCCGTGCCGCCTGCCTTGGCTGCGAATGGTCAATGCTTTGTGATGGCATTGCGGCCGGGGGCTATGGTGGGGCGGTGGTGCATCCGCCTGCCTTTGGACCCAGCACGGCCTGA
- a CDS encoding HAD family hydrolase — MAGFDLTLFDCDGVLVDSEIIAAKVESKLLTEAGYPISVEEMGERFSGMTWKNILMTIEKEVDIPLSASLIDKSEALLDQRLAREVKLVEGVTYALSRLQGPRCICSNSSSQRLDMMLTKVGLKEFFAPHVYSAKDLGADRVKPKPDIYLHGAAQFNVKPQNCVVVEDSVHGIHAARAAGMRVVGFTGASHTYPSHADRLTEAGAETVIARMMDLPAVIAAMAEWDHVI; from the coding sequence ATGGCTGGCTTCGACCTCACCCTTTTCGATTGTGACGGCGTGCTCGTCGATTCCGAAATCATTGCCGCCAAAGTGGAATCCAAGCTGCTGACCGAGGCAGGCTATCCGATTTCAGTCGAGGAAATGGGTGAGCGTTTTTCCGGCATGACCTGGAAAAACATCCTGATGACCATCGAGAAGGAAGTGGATATTCCGCTCTCGGCCAGCCTGATCGACAAATCGGAAGCCCTGCTGGACCAGCGGCTGGCCCGCGAGGTCAAGCTGGTGGAAGGGGTCACCTACGCCCTGTCACGTCTCCAGGGGCCGCGCTGCATCTGCTCCAATTCCTCGTCACAGCGGCTGGACATGATGCTGACCAAGGTCGGCCTCAAGGAGTTTTTCGCGCCGCATGTCTATTCCGCCAAGGATCTCGGCGCTGACCGGGTCAAGCCGAAGCCGGATATCTATCTGCATGGCGCTGCCCAGTTCAACGTCAAGCCGCAAAATTGCGTGGTGGTTGAGGACAGCGTGCATGGCATCCATGCCGCCCGCGCCGCTGGAATGCGGGTTGTCGGCTTTACCGGCGCCTCCCACACCTACCCCTCCCATGCCGACCGCCTGACGGAAGCCGGGGCCGAAACCGTGATCGCCCGAATGATGGACCTGCCAGCCGTGATTGCCGCCATGGCCGAATGGGACCATGTGATCTAG
- a CDS encoding diacylglycerol/lipid kinase family protein: MRVTVIRNPVAGGAHAWPGTARALAEIFPGYSLLETVKGMTGPQVRAAVTPETDLVLAVGGDGTVGQAVDGLLTSLYSQTAFAFLPGGTGADFSRNFDWPATVERQLQAIAMAAPRRIDVGLLQSHVGGGEVTTTHFINVASTGVSGEIVAAMEANRGPSRLPAFLRYRLMSLARIARYKGAALRIAVDGRCVYDGAVLVAAVTNGGWFGAGVRAAPRALLDDGQLDLVFARHCGAIGNLKIFAAFANGSQANLSAIETHRGRVIDIEPHGKIPMAEADGEVIRPGALRFSILPQALTVRLPPAVVCGA, encoded by the coding sequence ATGAGGGTCACGGTCATTCGCAATCCTGTGGCGGGCGGTGCTCACGCATGGCCTGGCACGGCCCGTGCCCTTGCGGAGATTTTTCCCGGCTATTCGCTGCTCGAAACCGTCAAGGGCATGACGGGTCCCCAGGTGCGTGCGGCCGTCACGCCCGAAACCGATCTGGTGCTGGCGGTGGGTGGCGATGGCACGGTTGGTCAGGCCGTGGATGGGCTGCTGACGTCGCTTTATTCGCAAACCGCCTTTGCGTTCCTGCCGGGTGGCACGGGCGCGGATTTTTCTCGCAATTTCGATTGGCCCGCAACCGTCGAGCGCCAATTGCAGGCGATTGCCATGGCGGCCCCGCGCCGCATCGATGTCGGTCTTCTGCAAAGCCATGTGGGCGGTGGCGAGGTCACGACCACGCATTTCATCAATGTCGCCAGTACCGGCGTCTCGGGCGAAATCGTCGCGGCGATGGAGGCAAACCGTGGACCCTCGCGTCTGCCGGCTTTTCTGCGCTACCGGCTCATGTCATTGGCGCGCATCGCCCGCTACAAGGGAGCGGCCCTGCGCATTGCGGTGGACGGAAGATGCGTTTATGACGGCGCGGTTCTTGTGGCCGCCGTTACCAATGGCGGCTGGTTCGGCGCCGGTGTGCGCGCCGCGCCGCGGGCTTTGCTGGACGATGGCCAACTCGATCTGGTCTTTGCGCGCCATTGCGGCGCCATTGGCAATCTGAAGATCTTTGCGGCTTTCGCAAATGGCAGTCAGGCGAATTTGTCCGCGATCGAGACCCATCGCGGCCGGGTGATCGACATCGAGCCGCACGGCAAGATCCCCATGGCCGAGGCCGATGGCGAAGTGATCAGGCCCGGCGCATTACGCTTCAGCATTCTGCCACAAGCGCTCACCGTTCGCCTCCCGCCAGCAGTGGTGTGTGGGGCATAG